Proteins found in one Trichoplusia ni isolate ovarian cell line Hi5 chromosome 14, tn1, whole genome shotgun sequence genomic segment:
- the LOC113500449 gene encoding altered inheritance of mitochondria protein 3 isoform X1 — MATGPKIVHKQFNSPIGLYSQQNIKETLGKHLQNLGNGTVGIDFNNPGTDKPANLANSAVLRMLEEEERNRRGLPKLDETQVQAILENMVYMRHPFDNIWPPEGSTKSRHKWQLTSGHTHSEFVKATKGQKKVVWPPVPETNGYHQTPQQQSPAFYNNAQQSPASPQPQYQAQPQPQYQAPPQPQPQYQQQPAYQQPQYHQQPTSPQPQYQAPESEPSFCEGRRQEPTGLSKLIPVGPGVTAPYRPGPPSPGIVPQPYRQQQSRWAPVPAPLSPQIQGSQPGYPGAQYSPQPQYSPSYSEPSYQAPQKPYEPPPATITLRQQQPVHQKPPPVFASQPATASFQGGINMRGDQKWPPQSVKEAVAAENEARRQLARGPACRPRKVNKDYSTFFAQHALSHNYPGYRAPPGTQHYDDNSGRSSY, encoded by the exons ATGGCCACCGGCCCGAAGATAGTCCACAAGCAGTTCAACTCGCCCATCGGGCTGTACTCGCAGCAGAACATCAAGGAGACGCTGGGCAAGCACTTGCAGAACCTCGGCAATGGCACCGTCGG AATTGACTTCAACAACCCCGGCACAGACAAGCCCGCCAACCTGGCCAACTCCGCCGTCCTGCGCATGCTCGAGGAGGAAGAGCGCAACCGAAGAGGCTTACCCA AGCTAGACGAAACCCAAGTGCAAGCGATATTGGAGAACATGGTGTACATGCGCCATCCTTTTGACAACATCTGGCCTCCGGAAGGTTCCACAAAATCAAGGCACAAATGGCAGCTGACGTCTGGACATACTCACTCGGAATTCGTAAAGGCTACCAAAG GCCAGAAGAAAGTAGTTTGGCCACCGGTGCCTGAAACGAACGGATACCATCAAACTCCACAG CAACAGAGTCCTGCGTTCTACAACAACGCGCAGCAATCCCCGGCGTCCCCTCAGCCCCAATACCAGGCCCAACCCCAGCCCCAATACCAGGCCCCACCCCAGCCCCAGCCCCAGTACCAGCAACAACCTGCTTACCAGCAACCCCAGTACCACCAGCAGCCCACCTCCCCCCAGCCCCAGTACCAAGCCCCCGAGTCTGAGCCCTCTTTCTGCGAGGGCAGACGTCAGGAGCCCACTGGGCTGAGCAAGCTGATCCCGGTCGGTCCCGGTGTTACCGCTCCCTACCGCCCAGGCCCGCCGTCACCCGGCATCGTGCCGCAGCCCTACCGCCAGCAGCAAAGCCGTTGGGCACCAGTACCAGCCCCTCTTTCCCCTCAG ATCCAAGGCTCGCAGCCAGGCTACCCGGGCGCGCAGTACTCGCCACAGCCGCAGTACTCGCCCTCGTACTCCGAGCCCTCGTACCAGGCCCCACAGAAGCCCTACGAGCCTCCCCCGGCGACCATCACTCTCCGCCAGCAGCAGCCTGTTCACCAGAAACCTCCCCCGGTGTTCGCTAGTCAACCCGCCACAGCTTCATTTCAAG GAGGCATCAACATGCGTGGAGACCAGAAGTGGCCCCCGCAGTCGGTGAAGGAGGCCGTGGCCGCTGAGAACGAGGCCAGGAGACAGCTGGCCAGAGGTCCTGCCTGCAGACCGCGCAAG